Sequence from the Rutidosis leptorrhynchoides isolate AG116_Rl617_1_P2 chromosome 3, CSIRO_AGI_Rlap_v1, whole genome shotgun sequence genome:
aagcaactttcttaaaaggaacaacccttcaatgctaccaaaagatgtcgaaaaacattttttttttttacaaaatagattaactaactttaacgctaaaagaagcaactttcacaaaaggaacaacccttcaatgttagatgtcgaaaaaaattcttttttacaaaatagattcacaaaaggaaagacttttttttttaactcgcattcaaaacggagcctccggcgcgaagcgagggctctacAACTAGTTATAACCATTAGATCAAACTTAATTGAATTATTTGCAAATATATCATGCCATAGAGATAAGAGAACTATACGCATACGCAAATTACATTAATTAATAGCTAGAATATCGCACCTACAATCAAGGCTCAGATCAAACACATgtagtccctaaaccctaaacccgaaaTTCTAAACCGTCcgtattaaaaactcaatctaaatcttaaatctaaaccctaaatctaaacccttaacccttataaaccctaatatctaaaccctaatatctaaaacctcaacatacactcgaaaaacacgataattgttatatattaattcttcgagagTTTTtcggccaaaataaaaacatttatcacaaagtgtctttattaaatgttcatattttcatccaatctataatgttcgtgaacaaagtttttttaaaaaacgaaacaAAAATAAATTTGCTTCCCTCCGGTTGATTACTTCCCCCtttatcctaccactatatatatatatatatatatatatatatatatatatatatatatatatatatatatatatatatatatatatgtgtgtgtgtgttgaggatccatggagaaccaaaggtagtagagaaccAAGAGAACCAGCGGAGATCGAGTTCAATCTGCACAGACTAACCTTCAATCTGCATGCAGatggagtcaatctgcgtgcagatggagtcaatctgcgtgcagatggagtcaatctgcgtgcagatggaGTCAATccgcgtgcagattgagtcaatccgcttgcagattgagtcaatccgcTTGCAGATTGAGCTTATTTTATGTGCAGATTGATCGACCATATGAAATCAACATATGACATTCAATCTGTTGCAGGTTGATCTTCAATCTGTATACAGACTGAACTCAATCTTCGTACAGAATGAACCAAATCTGCacacagattgagttcaatctgcaCAGAGATTGAGTTCATCTACAAAATTCACCTACTCAATCGAATGTGCAGATTCTTAAATCAATCGAATTAATATTTGAAATTGATGTTACCTTGTTCCATTAGCAGCGGCTAGAAGATTTTGTGAAGGATTCAAGGTCTGAAAACAACTGAATCTTAAAAATCAAAGTTGCAGTTCATCTTCATCATTCGACACTGTTCATCATGAAATTGAGGAATTCGATGATGATTTGGAGTATAATCCTTCAAGGAAGTTGATAATCGCTGCCTTAGGATCTTGTTTCAATCGATTTTAACTTTCAATTTTATTGATTTTGATGTTTGGTAAAATCACATAGTGGTTCGCTGGGTTCTCTCCATAGGAGAGTTCTTcagggatcctttcactatatatatatatatatatatatatatatatatatatatatatatatatatatatatatatatatatatatatataaattaatggtTGGTCCCCAACGTTTGTACCAAAAATCAAGGTGGGACTTAAACTTTAAATCGATCATGGTTGGTCCTAAGTTTTTAACATTGTACAAGATTGGTCCCGAAGTTAACAGCCCGTTAGTTTAGCACAGTTAAGTCCTTCACGTGCATGAGACTTGGTGGGTATTATTGTCATTTCGCTACAACACTCAACAACCATAATATATTTGTATGCATATAAAGCATCAATTTGTATGCATATAAAGCATCAATTGTTCACGTTAGATTTATGGAATTGCAATTTGCTTATTGAGAAAATTGCAATTCAGGTTCATAATATACACTTAAAAATGGTAGATGTCCTTAGAGAAAAATTTGCCCACCTTACCCTCACATTTTCCATTGGTGGCCAAATTAGTTTTGATGTGAGTATTCTTACCTTTGCTGAACATTTGATTATCATTTCTCTTTATTTGTTAATATTTGAACGATAATTATCACTTTATTTGAAAAAATGATTTAATAGGCTTTCCCGCAAGGCTGGGACAAGCTTGAAATACCTGGATGAATTTCAAGAGATTCACTTCTTTGGAGAAAATTAAAGACATACTAAGGTATCCCTTTTATGCTCTATTACATTTTTTTGGTTTTTTCTTTTTCATTCTTTTTAATAGGCTTCTAATATTTTTGTTGCCTAAAACTTGAATATAATCTTTATTAATTATTTTGGTCAGGGAGGAAATGATCATGATATCTATGAATCCACAAGGACTGTTGGTCACACCGGTGAGTAATAATCTTTATTTACAGCGCGCTCTTTTGAATATTTTTGTCTATAGTTATGATTGCAGAGGAGTAACAATCTTAATGATTGAATCAAAGGAATTACAACTAGCATGCATAAAAAAAATTGGTCAAATTCAACTCATGTTACAAATTACCCTTTTAAGCATTTGACTTGGCTGAGAGAGAGGAAGTGGCCCATTCATATATAAATGGGTCTCAATTGCCACCTAGTATCTTGAAGTGTATCTAACGCATGGTTGAAGGTGAAAATTTTACTACTTCCTGCTGGGTTAAATGTTGCATTCTTTATTGGAAGATCCGGTTTAAGTCTCTCTTTCTAGCCATAGTAACACTATAGTTTGTTGATTGGTTGCTCTTTGTTTAAAGTTACGAGTCCCGATGATACTATAGACCAGTGTACTACTTTGTTCCTCAACAAGAAAGTTTGAGGTCCAGGACTCGTCTTCTTTGAATGCCCGATTAAGGTAACATTCAACAAATACATTTTATTATTTTCGTTTCGTTTGATGTTGTAATCGTGTTTTCTGGTGTATATTGGTCTAATTGCAGGTTCTCGGGTTGGTTAGACCCATCCATGTGTGCACGTTCAGTGAACATCATTCTTGGACTGTTGAAATCAAATAATGAATTAGAAACAAAAGTACGAAGGTTGCGCTATATGTTAGTAATTAGTTGGGTAGTTTTTGTTCTCTATGTAATAGTCAATTAGAATTTGTGTGGATAGTTTGTAAGTCTTATGTTTGATTTATCAATGTAATGTTTGAATCGAGTATAATGTAATCGAATGAACGtcaatgaatgattattttttatcCAAATTTACACATTGTGTTGATTATTACAGCAGTTTGTCATTTTGAATGATTTTGTTTGGAGAGTTACGCCTTATGTTTTTCAAAAAagacttatgttttaaaaaaaagccTCATGTTTTTCAACGGTTACATTCTAGTGATCACATTAGGTGCAGTTTGACTGCATTCGGTCTTAGCATTTGGCTTCAGTTTTAAATGTTTAGACCATGTAATTAACGAAATTTAAAAATAAGTAAGCCTTAGTTTTAAGTGCAATAATACCCATTATTTGATCTGGGCCTCATTTATTTAACTGGATATAATTAACGAAATTTAATCCTGGGATCAAAAGTATACAAAGTTAAATACTTGGGACCAATAGTTTTGGTTCCATTTTGAATTTTGATATAAACGTTGAGGACCAATCATCatattttttctaaaaaaaaaagaaagaaaaaaaaaactaatcTGATATAAAGCAACAAATATTCTTCTCTCTCTTAATTAGGGTTCCATTTTCATTTTTCTCCATCAAACCCCAAGTCTCGTCCCTGTCTTCCTCATTATCATTCAACAAAGTTACAATACACAGGCATGTACTTATCACCTGTCCGTACATATCTCCGGCGAACTCTCCGATCAGGTATTTTCCGGCTTCTATTCTCTTAATTACAACATAAACCCTTTTCTTGGTTTTCTTGTTGTTTTTGAATAAAGATTCAAAATTTTTGCTTTTTAGTGGATTGTAATTAGACCCATATCATTGATTGATAAAAAAGTATTTGTCTTTATGTGAATTATTATTGACCTCTGTCTGGGGATCAGAGCTAGATCTGTGAATTTGCAAGTTACTGTAGTGTACTTATATATATTTAGATGAAATATAACAGTTTTAGTAATATAATGAtgaaaatataatataatgacagtaCTAAATTATTGGTTAACTAAGTTTGTACATGAAAACAAATGAAAATGACATTGAAAATTATGTACATAGCTGATTTTTTATACATTATAATTTGAATTTGAAAGTATCATGTTTTGTGTTGTATAGATATATTTTGTTCAGATAGAAATGAGTAGTTTAgcttgtaataatactaattatcagGAAGAGTGTATGGGCATGTTAAGTTATATTTAAAGGTCATATGAGTAATGGGTTAGTATCAAATTTTGTTTTGATCTGTGTTGATATTACGTGTCGTTTTGTGATAGAGATCTATCGCGTGTTTAGGTTAGTAGTTTTGATATAGGTCTAAATTGAGCTTTGTTTTGTTTGAAAAATGAGGGTATCAATGATAACTTATGTTTTCATGTATCTGTTACAGCCAGTCTCAATCCTTAATAGAGTGGGGGACCCACTTAACAGCCCGTTACTAGTAAGTAGCTAATATGCAACTTGGTGGAGCAAAAGACGCCCAAAACCGTGACAGCAGTAACCAAAAGGTCCACCCGCAACCTATGGAAGAATCTGCAAACCAAAATCCCGAAGCTGTTGAAGCCCTAGTTTCAAAAATATTTACAAATATTTCATCTTTAAAATCCGCTTATATTCGACTTCAAGCCGCTCATACACCTTATGACCCCGACAAAATCCAAGCTGCCGATAAACTCGTAATTTCAGAGCTAAAAAATTTATCTGAACTTAAACATTTTTACCGAGAAAATAACCCGAGACCCACGTTGATTTCTCCTCAAGATTCTCGTTTGGCTGCCGAAATTCAAGAACAACAGAGTCTTTTGAAGACGTATGAAGTGATGGTAAAAAAATTTCAATCCGAAATTCATAATAAAGATTCTGAAATATCTCAATTACAGCAGCATATTCAAGAGGCAACTCAAAAAAGGGCTAAATTGGAAAAGAATCTAAAGTTAAGGGGTTTATCGTCAACATCTAAGGAGTCCGAGGGCTCGATTGACGGAAGCGAAACGGGGTCTACTGATTTGACTCCCGAGCTTTTCAAGTCAACAGTAGAAATTGCCTACAAAGCCATTCATGATTTTTCAAAGCCATTAATCAACATGATGAAAGCTGCTGGTTGGGACCTTGATGCAGCTGCTAATTCAATCGAACCTGATGTTGTTTATGCAAAACGGGCCCACAAGAAATACGCATTCGAATACCATATTTGCCAAAAGATGTTTAGTGGATTTCAACAAGAACACTTTGGTCTCAAATCAGAAATTGAAACAAGCGAAAACAAAGATTCCTTTTTTCAGCAGTATCTTGCTTTGCGAGAAATGGATCCGTTAGATTTTGTCGGGCAAAACCCGGATTCAGATTTTGGGAATTTTTGCCGAAGCAAGTTCATACTTGTGGTCCACCCGAAAATGGAAGCTTCTTTTTTCGGTAATCTGGACCATAGAAACTACATAATGGGAGGGGGTCATCCAAGAACACCTTTTTATCAGGTGTTTTTAAAATTAGCAAAAGCTATATGGCTTTTGCACCGATTGGCTCATTCGTTTGATCCCGTTATCAAGGTTTTTCAAGTGAGTAAAGGGACGGAATTTTCGGAAGTTTATATGGAAAGTGTCGTTAAGAATTTCGTTGTGGATGAAAACAGCGATAAGCCTAAAGTTGGTTTAATGGTTATGCCTGGTTTTGGGATCGGTGGAAGTGTGATTCAGTGTCGGGTTTACTTGACTGGGATCAAGGAAGTTGAATAATCGCATTTTCGGTTGTGTCAAAATTTGTTGTAAGATGAAATGTAAAATTTGTTTGTTGGTATGTTACTATGTTTATTTGATGTATTTGGTTGATATAATGTTTACTAGTACTTATTATGAATGAAAATGTTATGTGTTTCTATTATCTCAAAGCTCCCATTTTCAAGTTTAGTATTTGTAATGTAGTGTAATTCTTTTCGTCCGCCTTTTTTGCTCAAGGGGTTCTTGGCAGGTTTTCCTTCATCAAAAATTGTTTGGTTTCAAGTGTTAACTTGTAGGACAACTGTATAGCTACAAAATTAACGATATGTGCGAGTTCGAATCAACACTTCAATATGCTCCTGTTAAGTTTCACTTTCAAGCAGGGTCGGATATAGGCATCTGCAAGGTGTGCACTTGCACAGAGCTTGTTATTCGATTTATCCTTATACGTATGCAAAACTTTCGTATACAAAAGACCTACTTTTCTTATTGAATATGCACATAAATTTTACAGCCCATAAAATGACGGCCTTGTTTCAAGGTTTTAGTACAATGACTTTTATCATGACCTAGTAGTTGGCGTTTTAATACCTACTTCTTGGGGGTGTCCAGTAAAATGATCACTGAATAACTAGGTTATGTTGTGTATATGTGAGTAAAAAACTCGCCCTCCCGATTAGCCTCTGAACATAAAAGATCTTCTTTGTTTATCGTTTCCTTTTATGATTGTTTTTCTTGGTAGCCTTCACACTAGTATTCAATATTGTTTTTTAGTTTTACTAGGTTTCGTTGTATTAGTGAAAATATTCTCTCAACTAGTTAAATGTAATTCCAATTCGTGTTCTAGTGCTGCATCTTAAATAAAGTGTTACTAGTTCAAATGTTCAACCGTCAGGTTCTGGTCGCTCATTGGAAACTAGTTCACCTGCAAACCACGAAGACGCTTACATATCAATGATGTTTTTGCTAACTATTTCTTGCTGTGTACTGCAGATTGTAATATTAATGACCCATGTCTAAGACTATATCTATATAGCATATCCACATTTTTGTTTTCGTTGAGATTGATCCGATCGAATTGAATTCTAATCCGATTAATCCATCCAGTTTCTGGATTGATTACCAATTTCATTTTACTTTTAATAGGTAAATTTCATTCGCTATTTCATATCGTATAGATCATTCACTGTCAAATTATTGACCATATTTCTTGAAGTTTATAGTAAATTTCGCTTGAGCATCAATAGTCAGATTTCTGATGAGCACGTTCATCCATTTGTCAGTTAACGTTGTGCCAATATTTCAGAAATCATTACTATATTTTGATCGATCAAAGCGCAATGACGTAACACTATCATGGTTTAACTTGTTCCTTAGCCAATTTTTCATCTAATCAATTTGACTAATTAAAGATAAGACATATCCCGAAACAACTTATTATCCAACCGAAATGTCCTTCAGCTGGCAGGTCTACAAGAATAATATAGTTTTCAGGTAAAGGAGTTTTTATATTCATAAAGTGCGTGTCCAACAAAAAATCGTTGGTCTTAGTAAGGCCACTAAGCTACAAATTTTCAAGCAGCAGTCCAAGGCGCTTCATCATGAAACCCTCATACGGGACTCAAATGATGATAGTGAGCAAGTCAAATTGCGTCAATATATTAGATGAAGGACAGCCCCCCAAAAAAGTTAAGGCTCATTTAGTTCAAAAGAATCAATCGGTTAGGAACTTCCTAACTGTAATCATCGACACCAATCTTTGAAGTATTGCGGTTACACCAACAAAATAAAGTATAATTCTGTACATAAAGCACTAGCGTGCAGATCCATAGAATTAGCAACTTTTTACCCCTCCAACGTCCTCCCTAACGTGGCTCCATGCTTCTTGATTATCCCAACGGACTGGAGAAGAAGATCCTGCTCAGCTGAGTATAGCATGTCCTTTCTCTGCAATGAGAAATAGGGAACAGGGTTACTATCACTATGAAAGATAACTATCAATGAACTAAAGCAGGGATAAACCACATAAAAATATGTAAATGTTAGTTTAATAAATGAAATGCCCTAAAATTATAAGAAAAAATGTAACTTCTTGACCATAATCAATGCTATCAATCTTCCATAATATTGACATAACCAGAGAGGCAATTTGAGTTTCAAACCGGAAAAGAAAAAAACAAATATATGCAAATCTTATTATTTTCCCAATATTAAGCATTAACTTCGACATTTCTTGATAAATTGGGGGGAAAGAAAGAAAAATCAAAATGAGAGAAATTCAAGATCATAAAACTgaacaattattattatatatatgattgGAAGTTAGACTAATTAACCAACGTTGAGGTTCTTTAACTTCATTCCCAAGTTTAGATAGCATTATCTTGGGTTTACATTGTAGAGGTGACCATATTGTGTGGGTAACAGGTTTGGGTCAATGTTGGTACATAGGCCGAGTCAGGATGACCCGGGCCACCCTGCGTCCAACTAAAAAAAATTTCAGATACACTTTCAGAAAATATAGACCCATTTGACTAACCGGCATGTTTCCTTTAAGCATTTCTTTTGTATGATTTGACCAGATATATAAAGC
This genomic interval carries:
- the LOC139897279 gene encoding protein GRAVITROPIC IN THE LIGHT 1-like; translation: MQLGGAKDAQNRDSSNQKVHPQPMEESANQNPEAVEALVSKIFTNISSLKSAYIRLQAAHTPYDPDKIQAADKLVISELKNLSELKHFYRENNPRPTLISPQDSRLAAEIQEQQSLLKTYEVMVKKFQSEIHNKDSEISQLQQHIQEATQKRAKLEKNLKLRGLSSTSKESEGSIDGSETGSTDLTPELFKSTVEIAYKAIHDFSKPLINMMKAAGWDLDAAANSIEPDVVYAKRAHKKYAFEYHICQKMFSGFQQEHFGLKSEIETSENKDSFFQQYLALREMDPLDFVGQNPDSDFGNFCRSKFILVVHPKMEASFFGNLDHRNYIMGGGHPRTPFYQVFLKLAKAIWLLHRLAHSFDPVIKVFQVSKGTEFSEVYMESVVKNFVVDENSDKPKVGLMVMPGFGIGGSVIQCRVYLTGIKEVE